The Zonotrichia leucophrys gambelii isolate GWCS_2022_RI chromosome 23, RI_Zleu_2.0, whole genome shotgun sequence genome includes a region encoding these proteins:
- the ZC3H12A gene encoding endoribonuclease ZC3H12A isoform X1, which produces MSAGSVAPGWPEALPAAARPAAGMSGSESPEGLGDGPELQLKVDFFRKLGYSSEEIRVVLQKLGLGADTNTVLGELVKHGPAERDGPEAPPEPGEAPLVPRGGAGNKSPAPGPEEKESDNLKPIVIDGSNVAMSHGNKEVFSCRGILLAVQWFWDRGHKDITVFVPSWRKEQPRPDVLITDQYILRDLEKKKILVFTPSRRVGGKRVVCYDDRFIVKLAHDSDGIVVSNDTYRDLQSERPEWKKFIEERLLMYSFVNDKFMPPDDPLGRHGPSLDNFLRKKPVVPEHKKQQCPYGKKCTYGIKCKFYHPERINQPQRSLADELRANARLSPTRSTSAKEEKKGKRGSQAELLCSVPTESDKSSVQKVSAERKSLAHKAKPSDVVLQAKGCVSGTVSPDRYQQPPMDSLSYISQEHLDSGIGSLENQLSDMWPHRCTSHCDHSHGEQVPMCTCGRQRPIYPHSPSLEQNGLLSYNHSSHKSSSSGASFLQYSPEMPRSGAPHSFSGFGVPVGAAGQYSLPGEFGAPMPRSREFWSEPYPLPQVRSPGVPGPHPMHGAPGPPYGDSGPWADPEKFAEERASVHVKLCGIFHPHLVNAVMSRFPRLLDPQRLAAEILIYKAQNPGV; this is translated from the exons ATGAGCGCGGGCAGCGTCGCCCCGGGCTGGCCTGAGGCGCTGCcggccgcggcccggcccgcagCGGGGATGAGCGGCAGCGAGAGCCCCGAGGGGCTTGGAGACGGCCccgagctgcagctgaaggtgGATTTTTTCCGCAAGCTCGGCTACTCGTCGGAGGAGATCCGCGTCGTGCTGCAGAAGCTGGGCCTGGGCGCCGACACCAACAcggtgctgggggagctggtgAAGCACGGCCCGGCCGAGCGGGACGGCCCCGAGGCCCCGCCCGAGCCCGGCGAGGCCCCGCTGGTCCCTCGGGGCGGTGCTGGCAATAAATcccccgcgcccggccccgAGGAGAAGGAGAGCGACAACCTGAAGCCCATCGTCATCGATGGCAGCAACGTGGCCATGAG CCATGGGAATAAAGAAGTGTTCTCCTGCCGAGGTATCCTTCTGGCTGTGCAGTGGTtctgggacaggggacacaagGACATTACAGTGTTTGTGCCATCgtggaggaaggagcagccccgaCCAGATGTACTCATAACAG ACCAGTACATCCTGCGGGacctggagaagaagaagatCCTGGTGTTCACGCCGTCGCGGCGCGTGGGCGGCAAGCGCGTGGTGTGCTACGACGATCGCTTCATCGTCAAGCTGGCGCACGACTCCGACGGCATCGTGGTGTCCAACGACACCTACCGCGACCTGCAGAGCGAGCGGCCCGAGTGGAAGAAGTTCATCGAGGAGCGCCTGCTGATGTACTCCTTTGTCAATGACAA gTTTATGCCTCCAGATGATCCCTTAGGTCGTCATGGCCCCAGCCTGGATAACTTCCTCAGGAAGAAACCTGTAGTTCCAGAACACAAGAAACAGCAGTGCCCTTATG ggaaaaaatgcactTATGGAATTAAGTGTAAGTTCTACCACCCTGAAAGGATCAACCAGCCGCAGCGCTCGTTGGCTGATGAGCTCCGTGCCAACGCAAGGCTGTCCCCAACCAGAAGTACCAGTgccaaggaggagaagaaggggaAGCGGGGTTCCCAGGCAGAGCTcttgtgctctgtgcccacagagaGTGACAAAAGCTCTGTACAGAAGGTGTCTGCAGAGAGGAAGAGCTTGGCCCACAAAGCCAAGCCCAGTGACGTTGTGCTTCAGGCCAAAGGCTGCGTGTCAGGCACTGTCTCCCCTGACAGGTACCAGCAACCTCCCATGGATTCTCTGTCTTACATCTCTCAGGAGCATCTCGACTCAGGCATTGGCTCTCTGGAGAACCAGCTGTCTGACATGTGGCCTCACAGATGTACCAGTCACTGTGACCATTCCCACGGGGAGCAGGTGCCCATGTGCACCTGTGGCAGGCAGAGACCCATCTACCCCCAttcccccagcctggagcagaacGGGCTGCTCTCTTACAACCACAGCTCCCACAAATCCTCTTCCTCTGGTGCTAGCTTCTTGCAGTACAGCCCTGAGATGCCTCGCTCGGGGGCACCCCACTCTTTCTCAGGCTTTGGGGTGCCCGTGGGTGCAGCAGGGCAGTACAGCCTGCCCGGTGAATTTGGCGCTCCCATGCCGCGCTCACGGGAGTTCTGGTCCGAGCCCTaccccctgccccaggtgagATCCCCCGGTGTGCCCGGCCCACACCCCATGCACGGGGCTCCAGGGCCGCCCTACGGGGACTCAGGGCCCTGGGCTGACCCGGAGAAGTTTGCTGAGGAGAGGGCCAGCGTGCACGTCAAGCTGTGCGGCATCTTCCACCCGCACCTGGTGAACGCTGTCATGAGCCGCTTCCCCCGGCTGCTGGACCCCCAGAGGCTGGCAGCTGAGATCCTCATCTACAAGGCCCAGAACCCAGGGGTGTGA
- the ZC3H12A gene encoding endoribonuclease ZC3H12A isoform X2 translates to MSAGSVAPGWPEALPAAARPAAGMSGSESPEGLGDGPELQLKVDFFRKLGYSSEEIRVVLQKLGLGADTNTVLGELVKHGPAERDGPEAPPEPGEAPLVPRGGAGNKSPAPGPEEKESDNLKPIVIDGSNVAMSHGNKEVFSCRGILLAVQWFWDRGHKDITVFVPSWRKEQPRPDVLITDQYILRDLEKKKILVFTPSRRVGGKRVVCYDDRFIVKLAHDSDGIVVSNDTYRDLQSERPEWKKFIEERLLMYSFVNDKFMPPDDPLGRHGPSLDNFLRKKPVVPEHKKQQCPYAGHFMLWLSLQGKNALMELSVSSTTLKGSTSRSARWLMSSVPTQGCPQPEVPVPRRRRRGSGVPRQSSCALCPQRVTKALYRRCLQRGRAWPTKPSPVTLCFRPKAACQALSPLTGTSNLPWILCLTSLRSISTQALALWRTSCLTCGLTDVPVTVTIPTGSRCPCAPVAGRDPSTPIPPAWSRTGCSLTTTAPTNPLPLVLASCSTALRCLARGHPTLSQALGCPWVQQGSTACPVNLALPCRAHGSSGPSPTPCPR, encoded by the exons ATGAGCGCGGGCAGCGTCGCCCCGGGCTGGCCTGAGGCGCTGCcggccgcggcccggcccgcagCGGGGATGAGCGGCAGCGAGAGCCCCGAGGGGCTTGGAGACGGCCccgagctgcagctgaaggtgGATTTTTTCCGCAAGCTCGGCTACTCGTCGGAGGAGATCCGCGTCGTGCTGCAGAAGCTGGGCCTGGGCGCCGACACCAACAcggtgctgggggagctggtgAAGCACGGCCCGGCCGAGCGGGACGGCCCCGAGGCCCCGCCCGAGCCCGGCGAGGCCCCGCTGGTCCCTCGGGGCGGTGCTGGCAATAAATcccccgcgcccggccccgAGGAGAAGGAGAGCGACAACCTGAAGCCCATCGTCATCGATGGCAGCAACGTGGCCATGAG CCATGGGAATAAAGAAGTGTTCTCCTGCCGAGGTATCCTTCTGGCTGTGCAGTGGTtctgggacaggggacacaagGACATTACAGTGTTTGTGCCATCgtggaggaaggagcagccccgaCCAGATGTACTCATAACAG ACCAGTACATCCTGCGGGacctggagaagaagaagatCCTGGTGTTCACGCCGTCGCGGCGCGTGGGCGGCAAGCGCGTGGTGTGCTACGACGATCGCTTCATCGTCAAGCTGGCGCACGACTCCGACGGCATCGTGGTGTCCAACGACACCTACCGCGACCTGCAGAGCGAGCGGCCCGAGTGGAAGAAGTTCATCGAGGAGCGCCTGCTGATGTACTCCTTTGTCAATGACAA gTTTATGCCTCCAGATGATCCCTTAGGTCGTCATGGCCCCAGCCTGGATAACTTCCTCAGGAAGAAACCTGTAGTTCCAGAACACAAGAAACAGCAGTGCCCTTATG CTGGTCATTTCATGCTCTGGCTTTccttacagggaaaaaatgcactTATGGAATTAAGTGTAAGTTCTACCACCCTGAAAGGATCAACCAGCCGCAGCGCTCGTTGGCTGATGAGCTCCGTGCCAACGCAAGGCTGTCCCCAACCAGAAGTACCAGTgccaaggaggagaagaaggggaAGCGGGGTTCCCAGGCAGAGCTcttgtgctctgtgcccacagagaGTGACAAAAGCTCTGTACAGAAGGTGTCTGCAGAGAGGAAGAGCTTGGCCCACAAAGCCAAGCCCAGTGACGTTGTGCTTCAGGCCAAAGGCTGCGTGTCAGGCACTGTCTCCCCTGACAGGTACCAGCAACCTCCCATGGATTCTCTGTCTTACATCTCTCAGGAGCATCTCGACTCAGGCATTGGCTCTCTGGAGAACCAGCTGTCTGACATGTGGCCTCACAGATGTACCAGTCACTGTGACCATTCCCACGGGGAGCAGGTGCCCATGTGCACCTGTGGCAGGCAGAGACCCATCTACCCCCAttcccccagcctggagcagaacGGGCTGCTCTCTTACAACCACAGCTCCCACAAATCCTCTTCCTCTGGTGCTAGCTTCTTGCAGTACAGCCCTGAGATGCCTCGCTCGGGGGCACCCCACTCTTTCTCAGGCTTTGGGGTGCCCGTGGGTGCAGCAGGGCAGTACAGCCTGCCCGGTGAATTTGGCGCTCCCATGCCGCGCTCACGGGAGTTCTGGTCCGAGCCCTaccccctgccccaggtga